One window from the genome of Megalobrama amblycephala isolate DHTTF-2021 linkage group LG4, ASM1881202v1, whole genome shotgun sequence encodes:
- the LOC125267164 gene encoding uncharacterized protein LOC125267164, which yields MEEADLLCDSLFRWLEKRKKCADKLLELAQQLEDVNLGSNAFQVVGAATSVVSISGALVATFLTGGLASPLLAAATAGTIASTVVSVMPPLVEAGISRITLNKATELSKEDEKVGRRIQKQLQDLKDRCGGTQLGDHADELDCEVTTQLMGALARRDNTHIPLDFLRDFNRATVFRHLTPGGLDSAEASRFIGQALGIVSFSAVIAGSLMLSAEAMGKKIGSIGVKAAAKAGSRVLGAIGLGICVYDLIDKSEELVKDNRVTDASELLRDSAREILEGRQKLKEQLDAMHEIIKKLEQVRNLVKNLGGYSLNENKNGQKVIDYIMGTCTDSTVVSWLRKLTHQIEFVNLLRFYMESLEHIFEKLRRPGGGHINIVIVAHGRIVDQFMPAGGLVPTPNIIDTILYSPWNCSIDSRAAFGIAQGIIEVTNRKFRNRLYCEPNPLPQHWNSMRRSLHNIPGILLSPVTPEDKAWAFFDCFWESRSMKISDRIIIPYLVPKEEVKAFGEIPLYMFIFLSSFILMLYGKTATVHLAACLDRAGSPKRPVEWRRQYAYTNDGTVMTMNLDNKCMNSMFFSALRSMFDRR from the exons ATGGAGGAAGCAGATCTTTTATGTGATTCACTCTTCCGCTGGCTGGAAAAACGAAAGAAATGTGCAGATAAGCTGTTGGAACTGGCTCAACAGCTGGAAGACGTTAATCTGGGCAGCAACGCCTTTCAGGTGGTTGGAGCTGCTACATCTGTGGTCTCAATATCTGGAGCACTTGTTGCCACTTTCTTGACAGGAGGTCTGGCCAGCCCTCTATTGGCTGCAGCAACAGCAGGCACTATAGCAAGCACTGTAGTCAGCGTCATGCCCCCATTGGTAGAGGCAGGTATCTCCAGGATTACCTTAAATAAAGCTACTGAGTTAAGTAAAGAAGATGAGAAGGTTGGGAGGAGGATTCAGAAGCAACTGCAAGATCTGAAGGACCGGTGTGGAGGAACACAGCTCGGGGATCATGCTGATGAGTTGGACTGTGAGGTGACCACTCAACTGATGGGTGCTCTGGCCAGAAGGGATAATACTCACATACCCCTGGACTTTCTCAGAGATTTCAACAGAGCCACGGTCTTTCGTCACCTAACACCAGGTGGACTGGATTCAGCCGAGGCCTCGCGCTTTATTGGCCAAGCTCTGGGCATTGTAAGTTTTTCCGCTGTGATCGCAGGTAGCCTGATGTTATCTGCCGAAGCAATGGGGAAGAAGATTGGAAGCATTGGCGTTAAAGCAGCTGCTAAAGCAGGATCAAGG GTTCTGGGTGCGATTGGTTTAGGCATATGCGTGTACGACCTGATTGATAAGAGTGAAGAATTAGTAAAAGACAATCGGGTCACGGACGCCAGCGAGCTCTTACGGGATTCAGCCAGGGAAATACTGGAAGGCCGACAAAAGCTAAAGGAACAGCTGGATGCAATgca TGAAATCATCAAAAAATTGGAACAAGTGAGGAACCTCGTCAAGAACTTGGGGGGATATTCTCTCAACGAGAATAAAAATGGACAGAAAGTAATAGACTATATCATGGGAACATGTACAGACAGCACAGTTGTCTCCTGGCTTCGGAAATTAACTCATCAGATTGAATTTGTGAATCTTCTACGATTTTATATGGAGAGTTTGGAACACATTTTTGAGAAATTGAGGAGGCCTGGCGGAGGTCACATAAACATTGTGATTGTGGCTCATGGCAGAATTGTCGACCAATTTATGCCAGCAGGTGGCCTGGTGCCCACACCTAACATCATAGACACCATTCTTTACTCTCCGTGGAACTGCAGCATTGATTCCCGTGCTGCATTTGGAATTGCTCAAGGGATCATTGAAGTGACAAACAGAAAGTTTCGCAATAGGCTTTACTGTGAGCCGAACCCTTTGCCACAACACTGGAATAGCATGCGAAGATCTCTCCACAACATCCCAGGGATCCTTCTATCCCCTGTGACCCCTGAAGATAAAGCATGGGCCTTTTTTGACTGTTTTTGGGAGAGTAGAAGCATGAAAATTTCAGACCGTATTATTATCCCATATCTTGTCCCAAAAGAGGAGGTAAAGGCATTTGGAGAGATCCCCCTGTAcatgttcatatttttgtcaTCATTCATACTCATGCTCTATGGTAAAACAGCTACTGTGCATCTGGCTGCTTGTTTGGACCGTGCAGGAAGTCCAAAAAGGCCAGTAGAGTGGAGAAGACAGTATGCCTACACCAATGATGGAACCGTTATGACTATGAACTTGGATAATAAGTGCATGAACTCTATGTTTTTCAGTGCCTTAAGATCAATGTTTGACCGCAGATAA